The stretch of DNA TTCCTGTCACCAGGGTTAGCAGCGGAGTACGCGGCCAGTGGCCAGCTTCTCTATTCGGAAGCCTACCTGGAGAGAATCGACGAAGATCGGATGTGGTGCGTTGGAGCCGAGTCCGCAGAGGGACTTCAATCGTTTGCGTGGCTGCACGAAGGAATCGCAGAGAAGGAAATGAACGAAGGCTACCATTCCGCAACGGCCACAGAAATCAGGCTTTCGGCGGACGCAGCGTTTGTGTTCAACGTCTTTACCACACCTGAATCGCGCGGGTTGGGGCTTATGCCGGCCATTCTTGGACACGCAGCGACGAAATTGCGCCGGACACGTGGCGTCCGATGGCTCGTGACGACCACGGAGATAACCAACGATGCGGCGCGAGCCGGATTCCTCAAGAGCGGGTTTCGTGAGGTTGGCCAATACTTCCGTTACGGCATCGGGAAACAAGCGTGGGGATCGTACCCTAAGCCAGAGGGACCGATTCGAGGATTCGCCTAAGAGCAGAGTATCATCGATCGCCATAGGCGAATACGTAACAACCTTGATTACGGAGGAACGTCATGGACGCCATGGACCGATTTAAGCGAGAGGTAGACCGCCGCCTCTCGAAAGCAACAGAACGGGAGGGCGACGAGAAGACTCAGCTGGCCTTAGAGATGGCAGTTTTAGCTGCCCGCCACGAAGAGTACGACGTACTCGCCAGCAAGCTGATTGAGAAAACGCTTCTGCCGAGAGTATTGGCACTCGCCAGCCGGTTTGAGAATGCCGAAGTCCAGCATGTAGAAGGTCGGTGCCTGGTGAGTTGTCGGTTCCGCCACTCGGCACGCTTTCCGGCAACGGTAGAGTTGCAGATGGGCGTCACTCCCGACGAACGGATCGAAAAAGTGGTCGTCTACTACGATCTCTCCATCCTACCGATATTCATGAAGTTTCAAAAACACGACCAGGTGATCTGGGATTTGGATGACGTGGACGAGGAAGCGTTCACGTCTTGGGTGGAGTCGCACCTCGTCAGTTTCTTGGAGACTTACCTGCGGATCGAAGAAGTCGATCAATACCAGCAGGGGAGCCTATGCACCGACCCGGTGTGTGGGATGCGAATTCGCAAGTCGGCGGCCGCAGCGACTGCAAATTACGACGGTGCGACGTTCTATTTCTGTGTGGAGGGGTGCCGGGACACGTTTGTTAGCGACCCCAAACGCTACGTGGACACACGATAGCGCGCCTTCACCAGATCGCCAGTGTTCCCTTGTTTCAACAGGAGTGCTCAATGATCGCTATGATTCGCTATCAACATACAATCGCTATTGCCGCTGCTTTGATGGCGATTGTAGTCGCCTCTATCGCGTATGCTCAAGAGAATACGGCGAGTCGTTCGTCGCTTGACCAAGCAGATCTTGTAGCCGAACTGCAAAACCTCCATGCCAAGGTGGCGGCCCTGGAAGCTGCGCTGGAGACACAGCATCAATCTCTCTACGGGGCTCCAACTTCGACAGATTCTTCTACTGCGTCTATGCAGCAAATCGGCGGAATGGGGGTGGGGGCGACACAGGGTAAGGCCGCAACGCAAGCCATGCCAAGGGATTCGGACAGCTCACTGTCAGGGATGGGAATGGGCATGATGGACGAAGGCATGGGCGGCATGGGAATGATGTCCATGATGAAAGGAAAGAAGGGAATGATGGGCATGGGTATGATGGGAATGAACCCTGCCATGGCATCGGACTCAATGGCCGGGATGGACATGCCATCGGCATTGCCCGGATTCCCCGGAGCGTCGCATGTGTATCACATCGGCCAGACCGGGTTCTTTCTCGATCACCCCGAGCACATCACGCTGTCCGACGAGCAACAAAAGAAACTCAACTCGATCAAGGAGTCATCGTTGCTGGCGACTTCAACGGCCCAGCGCGAAATCGCAGAAGCCGAACAGGAATTGTGGAAGCTGACGGCTGCCGCTGAACCAGACATCAAGAAAATCGAAGCAAAAGCCAAAGAGATTGCCCAGCTCCAAGTCGCTACTCGGATTGCATTCATCCGCTCTGTCGGAGAAGCCGCCAGTGTACTGACGAAAGAGCAACGTCAAGCGTTGATTGGAGAAGGAAAGGAGTAGTGCCGAAACCAAACAGGACAAATAGTTACTGAACCTAACAGAAAGCAGGAGACCCTCATGCAAACGAAAACCAAATGTATTGGTGGAGTCAGTGTGGTTGCGGCAATCGCTCTTTGCATAGCGATCGCATTCACCGGACTGGCACACGCTCAGGACAAGAGTCACGATTCGCACAGCGGGACGCACGATCACGGTCCCGAAATGAAGATGATGAGAATGACGCAGATCAAGACGCAGGCCGAAGCGGAAGCACTCAAGCCGGGCGATTCGATCGCGATGGTATGCAGTATGTGCAAAATCGTGACCGTTCATGCTGTCGGCAAGGACAAGTCACACGTGAAAATGATGACGGTCGGTAACAAGCATACCTGTTCCGCTTGCGACGGCAAGGTGACGGTTGAAGGTACTGGCAAAGGAAAGGGCAAGCATCAAGAAGTAAAGCATGTCTGCGGCAAGTGCGGCGATGATGCGATGTTTGTGGTTGCGACGAAGGCGGACGATCACGACAAGCACAGTCAGCACAAGTAGTTTGACTTGTTGGAATGCCCTGAAGAACCGCGTGGCTCGTGCATCAAAGCTCACGGAGGTGCGCTCGGTGTTCGGGCCGCGTGTTGTTTGCTGAACGGGAATCTGAAAGGCTGCCATGTCAGACCATGACGACATCTTCGAGAACGCGCTTCTTCGACTCGACCGAGCGGCTCAGTTTGTACAGATTGATCCAGAAGCACTGGAGCGCCTGAAACATCCGAAGTCGGTCGTGCATGTCAGTATTCCAGTTCGGATGGACGACGGATCACTGCGAAGCTTTGAAGGCTACCGTGTCCGACACGACGACACTCGCGGACCGACCAAGGGAGGAATCCGCTTTCATCCGCAGGTGCATCTTGGTGAAGTCAAAGCACTGGCGTTTTGGATGACCTGCAAGTGTGCGGTTGCGGGCATTCCTTTTGGCGGTGGAAAGGGAGGCATAATTGTCAATCCGAAAGAGCTTTCCCGAATGGAACTGGAGCGACTCAGTCGCGGGTTCGTCCAGCAGCTCGCCGATTTCATTGGTCCTGACACAGACATTCCGGCTCCTGATGTCTATACAAACTCAATGATTATGGGCTGGATGATGGATGAGTATTCCACGATCCAGCGGCAACGCACCCCGGATGTCATTACTGGCAAACCGATCCCACTTGGCGGCAGTCTTGGTCGCGATGATGCCACCGGACGCGGCGCTTACTACTGCATCAAAGAATTGGAGCGGTTCAACAACTGGACTCGCGGAAACGTGCGAGTTGCCGTTCAGGGATTCGGAAACGCTGGTCAGCACGTAGCACGCCTGCTTCATAAGGACGGTTACCGGTGTGTGGCCATCAGTGACTCCAAAGGCGCAATCTATCGCGAAGATGGAATAGATATTCCGCGGGCGATCGAACTTAAGCAGTCTCAAACGTCCATCTCGAACGTGTACGACGAACGAAGTGTTTGTGACTGTCCGGAATGTGGATGTGTGGACTGTCATTGCAAATCAAATGATGCTGGCAGTGGTGCTGTTATCACGAATGAGCAGCTACTTGAGTTGGACGTTGACGTGCTGATTCCGGCTGCCTTAGAGAACCAGATCACCGGCGAAAATGCCTCGCGAATCACGGCTCCCTACATCGTCGAAGTTGCCAACGGTCCAACAACGACGGAAGCCGACAACATCCTGAAAGAACTGGGGGCGACAGTTGTTCCCGACATCTTGGCCAATGCTGGCGGCGTCACAGTCAGCTACTTCGAGTGGACTCAGAATCGAGCGGGCTACTACTGGAGCGAGAAGAAAGTGCAGGAGCGGTTGCAGCGGATCATGGCTCAAGAATTCGAAGCTGTTCACGATTTGAGCGTCGAAGCCGAAATCGACATGCGAACTGCTGCCTATGCCCACGCACTCAATCGTATCGGCGAAGCGATGGAATCGCAGGGAACAAGTCGATACTTCAACTCAGTGATGAAGGTGACATGAACGAAAAGAATGGAAACACAATCAGCAAGTCGACACCCGGTCTAACATGGCTTGCCACGTTGTTTGCCATCGTGTTGTTGCTTCTCACGGCTGCTTCGACCACAAACGCTCAGGTTTCCCAAGAAGAACACGCCCAGCATCATCCGGGGCAAACCGGGGATGCAAAAGGCGGTCCCGGAATGGGAGGCCCACCCGAAGGTGCCGGTCCGCAAAATGGCATGGGCGGCGGTATGGGCGGAATGATGGATGGCATGATGGAGAAAATGGCTGCGCCCAAGCCCAAGGACCTCTACCCGTCCTTGATGGAGCTGCCTGACCTGCCGATAGAGCGTCGGGGCGAACTTGAGCAGGAAGCTCATGGCCGAATGATCGCCGGAACTCGCTTGTTGGGCGAAGGCTTTGAGGAGTTATCTCGTTCTGCTGCCGGCGATGACTTTGCGGCGATGCAGTCTGCCACGGCCAAGATTCGCGAAGGCTTGAGCGACTTTGAAAGCGGGCTGGCCGCACATCGTGCCTTGCGAGAAGGGAAGGCACCGCGAGACGTCGCTTTGCAGTGGTTCAAACGCGAACTGAACATCGACGACTCGGTCAATGTAGCCCGATCTCAGGCACTACTCTGGGGAATGTCGCCGTTTCATGCCAGCGTGATGGTTGTCTTAATCGCGTTTGCGGTCGCCATGATCTGGATGTACTTCTTCAAGATGCGACGCGCGGCGTCACTGCTGGAAAAGCTGTCCACTCCAAACGCCATCGCCGAAGGTGTCGGAGTCCAAAGCGGGTCCGGTCGTACGGCCCCATCGACCGAGAGTGCCTCGTCAGTCGAAACGACGCCTAAACAAACGGCAACTCAACTTTCAGAACCTGCTGATTGTTGTGCGACCGGCGACGGCTGTCCTACCGAAGCTCCCGCCGACGGGATTGATTCCAGCGGGTTGATTCCAGTCGCCAAGAAAACTCTCTGTCGACTACGAGTCGCAAAGATCACGCAGGAAACCGAAGACGTGAAAACCATTCGCCTTGTGGCCTGCCACGGCGGTCGAATTCCGTTTAACTACCTACCCGGCCAGTTTCTGACTTTTACGCTGCCGGTTGGCGAAAAACCGATACGACGCAGCTACACAATTTCGTCGGCTCCAACCCAAGCATACTACTGTGAAGTCACCGTCAAACGAGAAGATAAGGGTGCGGGGTCACGGTACCTCTGCGATGAACTTAAAGTCGGTGACACACTGGAAGTTAAAGCCCCCAGCGGGCGGTTTACGTTCACAGGCGAGGAGTCGGACAGGGTGGTGCTGATCGCTGGTGGAGTTGGAATTACGCCGATGATGAGTGTCACGCGAGCGCTAACAGATATGTGCTGGCCCGGTGAGATTCACTTCATCGTCGCCTGCCGCGATCCAAAGCACTTTATCTTCGAGTCAGAAATCAAACGGCTTGAAGAACGATACGACAACCTGCACGTTCACGTTGCCATGAGTCGCATTGATCAGGAAATCAACGGCTATCGCAAGGGAAGACTTACTAAGGAATTGCTGGCCGAGTGGGTGCCGGATATAGCATCACATCGAGTTCACATCTGTGGCGCTCCAGCGATGATGGACGCCACCAAAGCCATGCTGTCCAAACTCGGTGTTCCGGTTGAGAACATCCATACAGAGAACTTCGGTTCCACGCAAAAGCCCAAGGCTAAAGTTGCCAAGGGTCAGGAAGCCCATGAGCCGAAGGCGACGGGAGCCAAAATCACGTTCGCGAAGTCTGATAAGTCCACTGAACTTTTGGCCGATGAAACGCTTCTCGAAGCGGCTGAGCGAGTCGGAGTAGGCATCGACTATTCCTGCCGTGTCGGGACGTGCGGCATTTGCCTCGCGAAGTTGCTCTCCGGCGATGTGACGATGGAAGTCGATGACGGCTTGGAGCCGGAAGACCGCAAAGCTGGCATGATTCTGTGTTGCCAAGCGAAAGCGAAGCAAGACGTGAG from Botrimarina mediterranea encodes:
- a CDS encoding GNAT family N-acetyltransferase, with amino-acid sequence MDTHSIRFLSPGLAAEYAASGQLLYSEAYLERIDEDRMWCVGAESAEGLQSFAWLHEGIAEKEMNEGYHSATATEIRLSADAAFVFNVFTTPESRGLGLMPAILGHAATKLRRTRGVRWLVTTTEITNDAARAGFLKSGFREVGQYFRYGIGKQAWGSYPKPEGPIRGFA
- a CDS encoding YHS domain-containing protein; translated protein: MDAMDRFKREVDRRLSKATEREGDEKTQLALEMAVLAARHEEYDVLASKLIEKTLLPRVLALASRFENAEVQHVEGRCLVSCRFRHSARFPATVELQMGVTPDERIEKVVVYYDLSILPIFMKFQKHDQVIWDLDDVDEEAFTSWVESHLVSFLETYLRIEEVDQYQQGSLCTDPVCGMRIRKSAAAATANYDGATFYFCVEGCRDTFVSDPKRYVDTR
- a CDS encoding Spy/CpxP family protein refolding chaperone; the protein is MIAMIRYQHTIAIAAALMAIVVASIAYAQENTASRSSLDQADLVAELQNLHAKVAALEAALETQHQSLYGAPTSTDSSTASMQQIGGMGVGATQGKAATQAMPRDSDSSLSGMGMGMMDEGMGGMGMMSMMKGKKGMMGMGMMGMNPAMASDSMAGMDMPSALPGFPGASHVYHIGQTGFFLDHPEHITLSDEQQKKLNSIKESSLLATSTAQREIAEAEQELWKLTAAAEPDIKKIEAKAKEIAQLQVATRIAFIRSVGEAASVLTKEQRQALIGEGKE
- a CDS encoding Glu/Leu/Phe/Val family dehydrogenase, giving the protein MSDHDDIFENALLRLDRAAQFVQIDPEALERLKHPKSVVHVSIPVRMDDGSLRSFEGYRVRHDDTRGPTKGGIRFHPQVHLGEVKALAFWMTCKCAVAGIPFGGGKGGIIVNPKELSRMELERLSRGFVQQLADFIGPDTDIPAPDVYTNSMIMGWMMDEYSTIQRQRTPDVITGKPIPLGGSLGRDDATGRGAYYCIKELERFNNWTRGNVRVAVQGFGNAGQHVARLLHKDGYRCVAISDSKGAIYREDGIDIPRAIELKQSQTSISNVYDERSVCDCPECGCVDCHCKSNDAGSGAVITNEQLLELDVDVLIPAALENQITGENASRITAPYIVEVANGPTTTEADNILKELGATVVPDILANAGGVTVSYFEWTQNRAGYYWSEKKVQERLQRIMAQEFEAVHDLSVEAEIDMRTAAYAHALNRIGEAMESQGTSRYFNSVMKVT
- a CDS encoding 2Fe-2S iron-sulfur cluster-binding protein — encoded protein: MNEKNGNTISKSTPGLTWLATLFAIVLLLLTAASTTNAQVSQEEHAQHHPGQTGDAKGGPGMGGPPEGAGPQNGMGGGMGGMMDGMMEKMAAPKPKDLYPSLMELPDLPIERRGELEQEAHGRMIAGTRLLGEGFEELSRSAAGDDFAAMQSATAKIREGLSDFESGLAAHRALREGKAPRDVALQWFKRELNIDDSVNVARSQALLWGMSPFHASVMVVLIAFAVAMIWMYFFKMRRAASLLEKLSTPNAIAEGVGVQSGSGRTAPSTESASSVETTPKQTATQLSEPADCCATGDGCPTEAPADGIDSSGLIPVAKKTLCRLRVAKITQETEDVKTIRLVACHGGRIPFNYLPGQFLTFTLPVGEKPIRRSYTISSAPTQAYYCEVTVKREDKGAGSRYLCDELKVGDTLEVKAPSGRFTFTGEESDRVVLIAGGVGITPMMSVTRALTDMCWPGEIHFIVACRDPKHFIFESEIKRLEERYDNLHVHVAMSRIDQEINGYRKGRLTKELLAEWVPDIASHRVHICGAPAMMDATKAMLSKLGVPVENIHTENFGSTQKPKAKVAKGQEAHEPKATGAKITFAKSDKSTELLADETLLEAAERVGVGIDYSCRVGTCGICLAKLLSGDVTMEVDDGLEPEDRKAGMILCCQAKAKQDVSIEA